A genomic region of Sciurus carolinensis chromosome 7, mSciCar1.2, whole genome shotgun sequence contains the following coding sequences:
- the LOC124988877 gene encoding olfactory receptor 2G3-like, with translation MKRTNFSNPAGFILLGFSDQPQLEMVLLLVISVIYILTLLGNTAIILVSHVNPKLHTPMYFFLSNLSFLDLCFTTSIVPQMLWNLKGPEKTISYTGCVIQLYIALGLGSTECVLLTVMAYDRFNAICRPLHYGVIMHPKLLQQLAAVAWTSGFVESTVQTTLVFQLSLCSHHRVDDFMCEEPALIKIACVDTTFLEYELSVATVLYVVIPLGLILVSYGCIVRSMLRIKSTEGRRKAFGTCGSHLIVVVLFFGTLISVYIQPKSKYTQNHRKFLTLFYTVVTPSLNPLIYTLRNKEFKWATKRLLARDPS, from the coding sequence gaaaagaaccAATTTTAGCAACCCAGCAGGTTTTATCTTACTGGGATTTTCTGACCAGCCCCAGCTGGAGATGGTTCTTCTTCTGGTCATCTCTGTCATCTACATTTTGACACTGCTGGGGAACACAGCGATCATACTTGTTTCACACGTGAACCCCAAACTCCACAcgcccatgtatttcttcctctccaaTCTCTCCTTCCTGGACCTCTGTTTTACTACTAGTATTGTCCCACAGATGCTTTGGAATCTCAAGGGTCCTGAGAAGACCATCAGTTACACTGGCTGTGTGATCCAGTTATACATTGCATTGGGATTGGGCTCCACAGAGTGTGTCCTCCTGACTGTTATGGCCTATGATCGTTTCAATGCCATCTGTCGACCCCTCCACTATGGTGTTATCATGCACCCAAAGCTTCTCCAGCAACTGGCAGCCGTGGCCTGGACCAGTGGTTTTGTGGAGTCCACAGTTCAGACCACCCTAGTTTTCCAACTGTCTCTCTGCAGCCACCACAGGGTGGATGATTTTATGTGTGAGGAGCCTGCGCTGATTAAAATTGCTTGTGTGGACACAACCTTCCTGGAATATGAGCTCTCGGTAGCTACTGTCCTCTATGTGGTTATACCTCTGGGGCTTATCCTGGTCTCCTACGGCTGCATTGTTAGGAGTATGCTGAGGATAAAGTCCACTGAAGGCAGGAGGAAAGCATTCGGGACCTGTGGATCTCACCTGATTGTTGTGGTTTTGTTCTTTGGGACTTTAATTTCTGTGTATATACAACCCAAGAGCAAGTACACACAGAATCACAGAAAATTCCTCACCCTTTTCTATACTGTGGTGACCCCCTCACTTAATCCTTTGATCTACACCTTGAGAAACAAAGAATTTAAGTGGGCAACAAAAAGGTTGCTAGCAAGAGATCCAAGTTAG